GGACTCTTAGTTGTAAAACCTCATGCCATCTTGTATCTCGGTCCATTGGGTTTGGTTTAATGAAACCGCTAGTTGACAAAAAAAAAACACACACACACACACAAGAAAAATGAAATTCTTGAACCGAAGCTAAACCAAAACCCGGTTACTGAAACTAGAGAGTGTGCTGACCTTTTCAAACTTCCGACTTGATCCCATCCCGCTGGTTTCCAAAAGCAATGGTCGCCGCCGCCGGAAACTCATCGGCCACCATGAAATCCCCTGCCAGTGGAAGTCTCGCGTTCGTGAATTCCAAAAAACGAAAATCCCACAGAAACCCAACTAATAAATCCGAAAAACTCCTTCTGAGCGACCCACTGCTTCGCCGTCTATCTTCCGCCGCCGCCGCGACCCGCTCCTTCATCCAAACCAACGATCTCTTCCTCCCTCCATCCCAGTCTCTCCGCATCGAATCTCTCCTCTCATCTCTCCCAATCGCTCCTTCCCACTCCACCTCCACTTCCAATTCCACGTGGTTCCACCGCTTCGTAAACTCCGCCTCAGAAAACGACGATCCTCGCTGGCATCACTGTTTCCGAATGTCGAAGCCAACTTTCTTCAAACTCCTCTCCGTCCTCTCCTCCTCCGATCTTCCGCCCCTTCCTTCATCCTCCCTCGCGGCTACACTCTTCCGCCTCGCTCACAACGCTTCCTACAGCTCTCTCGCTCAACGATTCGGGTTCGATTCCGTCTCCGACGCTTCCCGCGCTTTCTTCGCCGTCTGTAAGCTCGTACACGAGAAATTAGGGCAGCTCGACGATCCCAAACCTGATTTTTCCCCTCGATTGCTCCCCAATTGCTGCGGCGCGTTAGGATTCGCGAGATTCGATGTAGACGGGGAGCTTCTCGAGTCGCTGATCGTTCAAGCATTGGTCGATTCCGCCGGCAGATTCGCAGATATCTCAGCTGGATGGCCGAGCACGATGAAGCCAGAAGCTATCCTCCGGCAAACCAAGCTTTTCTCCATGGCGGAGGAGGAATCTAGAAGCTTCTTGAATGGAGGAGCTCCGTGCGAACTTGGAGACGGTGTATCGGTGCCTCGTTACATTCTCGGAGATTCTCGTCTTCCTTTGTTGCCGTGGCTCGTGACTCCTTACAGTTCAAACGAGGAGGAAGAAGATAGTTTCGAATTCAACAACTTGGCTCGCGCTGCGTTGCGTGCCGTTGAGATTGCGTTTGCTAAGGTTCGAACCCGGTGGCGGATTCTCGATAGGAAGTGGAAACCGGAGGTGGTCGAGTTTTTGCCGTTTGTCGTGACTACTGGCTGCTTGTTGCATAATTTTCTTGTGGATTGTGGAGACGGTGATTTACAGGAAGAGTGTGTGGTGGCTCGTGATGATAGTGAGATGATGAAAGATGATGAGTGCGAGGAGGACACGAGGAGGTATGAAGGAGAAGCATATGTTGGGTCGAGCAGGATCAGAGATGCTATTGCAGAGAACCTGAGCCGGGTGACTTCGTCCGAGAATTTGTAAATTGTGCAAGTCCAGTTTAGTATGCAGTTTCTGGCTCGCGGTTAATAGATAACGTACGTTGATGGTTTATGAAATGGATTACACTTACAAGCTTTCCTTTTTAGTCTGATCTTGTAAATTGTGTAGAAGATGAACTAGAGATTTTCTTTTTTGTCACAGTTTGTGGGATCTAGGGATGAATCTTTGCTCTCCGTCTCCTTGTTCCCAAGTCAAACTTCCTTGTTGACTCCCATTTCCTCCTCTGTTTCCTTCTTCTGTTCTTGCTCATCTCTTCCATTCTTCTTGCGGAAGTACACTTTCTGTAACATATCTATTCTCATATCCAAACCCAATTGGATAACATTATCGAGCTCATCATGAAGAAGAACTTTTGATTTCGATATGTTAATATAATAGTATAATGAGATAGCTGATAGATTAGATAAGGAAGCTCGTATTAAGAAATCCTTTTATGTTATTTCATGGTTGTAGTTCTTTTTTTTTTTAACATTTGGCTTTGATTGATAAAACTGAGAAACATACAAGGGTAAAATCTAAAAATCAGTAGAAACACCTTAAATTCTCGTAAACATGGTTCACAAGAAGGAATCGCAAACCCAAACAACAGTTAACACATACAAAAATTACAATAATCACTAGATTAATTTGCACTGCTACATTTAAACGACTAAACCCATAAACAATCTTTGAGAAAGAGAATAAAAACTAGACCTCTAAGCTTTGAAAACCACACAAGAGAGAGTAAGTGATGCACTGGTCTTCACAAAGAAACAAGACTAAACATATCTAAACTTCCGGTTCATGGTACCAAGCAAGAACCACTACAAGAGGAGACCAAAAATGATTTTGGCGACCGTGGAATAAAAATGACGAGGGTAACCATGGAACAAAATTCAAATTTGTAAGTTTTTAATTAAAGATTTATTTAATATAAAAATATATTTGGATTAATTTGTAAGTTTTTAAAATACATATCATTATTAGAATTAATAATATAAGTATTAATAATAGAATATACTTAGAATATTCTATTTTGAGGTAAATGACGAAGGCAACCATGGAACAAAATTAAAATTCATTTTGAAGGAAATTTCGATGACAACCATTAGTTCTTTAGAGATATTTTTAGGGGGGTGTATTTAACTATGAGTTTTAGAAGATTTTGGGTTTTCTTTAAAATCTCATGTTATTCAACTAGTGATTTCGAAATATTTAATCAAATCTCGTGTTATTGAATACGGAATTTATGTAAAATTATTAAAATCATTTGAAATCTTCCGTTATTGAATCAACTACTTATAAAACTTAAATCAAATCCACTGTTATTCAAAACAAATTATCCTTTTCAAGAATTTGTTAAAAACAGGATTTCGGATGACTTTGCACCCTTTTTTACTTAAAAATAGACATAGTGAAATACCACATCTATCATGTGTTTTTTGATGAGATTTTTTGAAGCTACGGAAATATTCCAGTTCTTCTTAGAAGACAAATTTGGGGATTCAAAGGTTAATGGCCGTGGGCATCTCGTCTTTAAATCCGATAAGAGGATCCCGCAGTTCTCATTTGCTTCTGAAATTTATCATTTTGAAGTATATAAATCTGTAGAGGAAGTCTGTATTGTATATGCTTGTTTTGTTGGTGAGAGTAACGTTTTTATTCGTACTCGAGTTAGTGGAAAAATTCACTTTCATTTTACCAGAAGAACAAATTTCTAGAATTTTTTGTATGTTTCTAATTTTTTAGTTGACGATTTTATTTTTCCTTTCTGTTTGTTTTTGACTTTTGTATTATGTCTAGCAGGCGTGGTTTATATAGTGTACGTAGAATTGAAAGTTTCAATTGATTCATAAGCTCTAACACCTCTACATACATTCAGAAGAATATAAATCACCTAAACCACTCTGAAATTTAAACAAAAAAATCTTACCAAAGTACCGACTTTTATAAAAATCCAAACAAAATCAAATAGTTATCTCTTAAATTCACTTTAAATCCCAGTTATTGTTGAATCCACCAAACATTCTAAAATCATTAGTTCAATACACCTCCCCTGGCATTATCTTCTGCAAAACTTTTTTATTACTTAAACGAATCTGTTGACTTATAAACAAACGTTGACTTATTTTAAGATTATTTGCGTAAAGTCGTGGTTGGTTTTGAGAAAGAGAGGAAGTTGAAGGGTTTTTAGCTAAACTAGGTTTTGTATTTTCTTATATATAAATTAAACACATATTAAACCCCTAGCAAAACAAATCGTATAAATACGCACTTAATCTAAAAGATTCTTTTACAAATTCTCAAAAACCTAAATAACAGAAGGCGACTGATCAAATATGACGAAACTCAAGGTTGCGGGGACATGGGGAGGCATCTTAGAGGTGGAACTCGACAGCTGGACTCTCACCATGCTCAGAGACGAAGTAGCTAACCGATCGGGCCTCGATCCCGAATCAATCAAACTAATCTGTGCCGGAAAAATCCTCAAAGCCGACGACGGGGACGATGATCCTAAGACCCTCGCCCAGTTAGGTATCAAGGAAAACTCGAAGATCCTCTCAAGCCGAGGCGCGGCACCAGACGAAGGCAAGGCGATCATGGCCGAGGAAGAGAGGTCGAGACGCCTCTCCCGTCTCAAGTGAGTCTTTAAGTTTTCTCCAATTCGGTAGCGTTTAGTTGTTAATTTTTTTTTTGCGAGTTGGTGATCAATCTGAGTCTTGATAGAATTTTAGGGTTTCAAAATTTGATATGTTGAATCTTGTACAGAGCTGCAGCTACGGCGTTATCGAAGAGACACGTGGATGGTTCGTTACCGATGGAAGATTATAACATAGAGCTGGAAGATCAGGGAGGTCAGCAAGTCAAGTTTGGATCAGAGACTGATCAGAGGTATTATTATTATTATTATTGCTCAATCTGGTTGAAACCATCCCTAACTTTTTTTGCGAATGAAATTTGTTCTTTTTATTTTTGTTTGCTCCACAGTGCAACAATGATGGGTCTTATGTTACATGCTAAGGCAAAAAGTCTAATAGAGACGGGCTTGTATGTTGATGCTCTTGAAGTTCTTGCCATGGCTGAGGTAAGCTGCAACTTCTTGCTTGCTGGGAATCAAGTTTTTTTCTTTGCCTTGTTTCTGATTTGTTTGTGTGATTCGTAGGAATCTTTCTTGCTCTGTGATCCCAAGATTCTCGAGGTCTTTTCCCTATCCTTTCCTTAATGTCCTTACGTAAACTCAAGGCGCTAATGAACTCAACTCGCTTGTATTATCTTACAGCTTGTGGACAACATCCCTATTATGGAAATCGACATTGTGTGGTGCTATTTCTTGCTCCGGGACCTCAAATGCTTGTCAGATGCTGGCTTTCGGCTAGTGAAAGCAAGGAAAGGGCTCGAGCGTTCTCATGGGAAGGACCTCTCTCGTGTCAGACTCCTTCAAGCTGGCCAATGTCCTGAATTAGCACTGTGAGCTCTGTTTCATTTATATCAGTTATTATCTGCAGAGTAGTTTTACACAGCTTTGTTAAAGAAGACTTGTTGTTTCTACTGGCTAGATATGTGAGACTGGAGTTGCTAGAAGGTGTGGTGGCATATCACACTGGTCAAAATGACAAAGCCTTGAATGCTCTCAAGTCCGCCCATGCTAAACTGTTGCAGGTCAGTGAGTGGTGTATGTATCCTGTAGTAAATTCACTCTTGCTGATAGTGTTCAATTGTTACGGAGTTAAATATTTGTTGTTGTGGATTGTTATGCAGCTACAAATACCCGATGAAACGCTGTCCGTAGTTATGGGTATGGGCTTCCATGAGAAGGACGCTAAGAGAGCTTTGCGACTGAACAATAAGGATATTGCGACTTCTGTTGATTTCCTCATTGAAGAGAGGGCCAAAAGAGCTCAAAAGCACAAGGACGATCTCCAGAGACAAAAGGAGATATTGTATGTTTAAAATTATTATAGTTATGTGATATTTAACTAAATAACTAAAACTAGAGCTGATATTTCAGTGAGCAGAAGACGTATGGAGTGACACCCATGAACAAAGCTGTTGATATGCAGATGCTTGACAGGCTCGTCTTGATTGGGTAAGAAATGCACTACAAATAGATCTACCGTTTTATACTGCTACTTTATAGTTTTGCTAAGAAGTAAGTGGAAATATTATTTTTGCTATTAGAACGCCCTTAAGGCTCCCTTATATATTAATAGGAGTGGTTAGCTTTGGAAGTTACTATTGGCTTTGGTGTTTTTTGCAATGCCTTTTTTTGAAACGCTCGCCTTTGCAGATATGCAAGGGATCTTGCTGCTGAATCCCTCCGGAGACATGAGAACGATTTTCAGAAAGCCCTTGATGCACTTACAAGCCCTGAAGTTAATTCGAGTATACAGGTTTACATTGAATCGAGGAAAAGAAAACGTCAAGAACAACAAGTAGGCATAACAGTTGACGAGCTTGTTTCAATGGGCTTTGAACGAGGACAAGGTACTTTTCCCATCCCGATTTGTTTCTTCAGTTCTCTTATATTGACTATATCTCATTACATCTCTCTACATTTGCACTGCAGCAACGTCTGCTTTGGAGGTTGGTGGCAAACGAGAAGATATAATCCAAAGGCTACTATCTTCGCCAGCAGCAAACCCCGGAACCGCCTCTGCCTCAGGTTCTGCTTTCACAGAAAATGGCGGTGCAACTAGCAGCACCAACCATGAAATTGTTGCGGAGGCAAAGGACTCTGAGATGGAAGATGATACGGCGGATGAGATTCCAAGCAACGGTGAGGAGGAAGAGCGGGACCTTGAGGTAGAAGGAGACATAGCAGATGAGATTGCAAAGGTTGACGCTTTGTCGGCTTATGATATCAATCTTGACAAGGAGGTCGAAGCTATAAATGAGTACCTGGTCATGTTGGATGCATCTCAGGATTCTGGTTGATGTAGAAAAAGAGTTTGTAGATAAACGAATAATACTCGTGGGAGTTATTTGCAGGGCCAATGTGGGTTGGTATGGAACTCGCTTAGTATTTAGTATGAATTTGCTTGCAGAAACTGATTTATGAGATTGTTTTTATAACCTTAGTATAGTAGTATCTAATTTCTCTTTGGCTAGATTTTTTTTAAAATGTTCAGAGTGGGGCATGGGCAAAAACCACGAGATATAGAAAAACCTGAATAAAATTACCCGATTTGATTCCATAGATAGGTATAAAATAATCCTGAACCCAAAGTTTTTTACCAATCGAATTGAGTATCTAGATAATTCAAAAATCCAAATAAACACCAAAAAATGAGACTTGAAAATATAAATTGAAGTCCAAAATAAATATTTTAGTCTAAATTTTAATGTTTATTTTAATATAATACCAGTTTTAAATCGCTCTTTCAAAATGCCAAATATATTTTCGGTTTATAAGTATCATAAGTTTTTCGTTTCGGATTTTAACATGTATGATCCAATACTACTAATAGCTAGGAGTTTTTTTGTTAGTTTAAGAGTGTGATTATTTGTTTTTTTTTTTTTTTTGTGAAAAAAGTGATTATTTTTTTTGGCATAGTATAATACAAAGAGTTCTAAAAATGATGAGTATTTATGAGATTTTGTCATGCGTTTTTAAAGGTGGAATTATATTTTGGCTAACAAAAATTTTCTTTTATGTAAACTAGATCTTTTCTCCGCGATACGCGCGGATACTATATTTAAATTTGTTACATTTATCATTTTTATTTGTATGTGAATCTTTGTATATTAAATTATATATAACTAATTTTTAAATTTGATTTTTTTTTTATATTTTTAGTTTTAAGTAAGTATTTCTATTATATGTAACACAATTAAATAATAAAATATGAAGAATCAAATCCGAGATTTTAGAGTTATGTAAAAAAATATAATTATGTATATAACATAAATTATCTTAGTTTAAAAGATCGGAATCTCATCTCGAATAAATTCACAAAATGAAAAAGTACTCCAATAACCTACTTAAAATATAAAACC
The DNA window shown above is from Brassica oleracea var. oleracea cultivar TO1000 chromosome C3, BOL, whole genome shotgun sequence and carries:
- the LOC106329068 gene encoding uncharacterized protein LOC106329068 encodes the protein MVAAAGNSSATMKSPASGSLAFVNSKKRKSHRNPTNKSEKLLLSDPLLRRLSSAAAATRSFIQTNDLFLPPSQSLRIESLLSSLPIAPSHSTSTSNSTWFHRFVNSASENDDPRWHHCFRMSKPTFFKLLSVLSSSDLPPLPSSSLAATLFRLAHNASYSSLAQRFGFDSVSDASRAFFAVCKLVHEKLGQLDDPKPDFSPRLLPNCCGALGFARFDVDGELLESLIVQALVDSAGRFADISAGWPSTMKPEAILRQTKLFSMAEEESRSFLNGGAPCELGDGVSVPRYILGDSRLPLLPWLVTPYSSNEEEEDSFEFNNLARAALRAVEIAFAKVRTRWRILDRKWKPEVVEFLPFVVTTGCLLHNFLVDCGDGDLQEECVVARDDSEMMKDDECEEDTRRYEGEAYVGSSRIRDAIAENLSRVTSSENL
- the LOC106328291 gene encoding NEDD8 ultimate buster 1, with the translated sequence MTKLKVAGTWGGILEVELDSWTLTMLRDEVANRSGLDPESIKLICAGKILKADDGDDDPKTLAQLGIKENSKILSSRGAAPDEGKAIMAEEERSRRLSRLKAAATALSKRHVDGSLPMEDYNIELEDQGGQQVKFGSETDQSATMMGLMLHAKAKSLIETGLYVDALEVLAMAEESFLLCDPKILELVDNIPIMEIDIVWCYFLLRDLKCLSDAGFRLVKARKGLERSHGKDLSRVRLLQAGQCPELALYVRLELLEGVVAYHTGQNDKALNALKSAHAKLLQLQIPDETLSVVMGMGFHEKDAKRALRLNNKDIATSVDFLIEERAKRAQKHKDDLQRQKEIFEQKTYGVTPMNKAVDMQMLDRLVLIGYARDLAAESLRRHENDFQKALDALTSPEVNSSIQVYIESRKRKRQEQQVGITVDELVSMGFERGQATSALEVGGKREDIIQRLLSSPAANPGTASASGSAFTENGGATSSTNHEIVAEAKDSEMEDDTADEIPSNGEEEERDLEVEGDIADEIAKVDALSAYDINLDKEVEAINEYLVMLDASQDSG